A region of the Rickettsiales bacterium Ac37b genome:
GATATTTTGAATCGTCGTTTATCTGTAATACATGAGTTATACGAAATTTTATCTAGTGAATTACAACATTTACATTCTTCAAGGTTAGAACTAATTATAGTATGGTTAATAGCCATAGAAATTATCCTAGTGTTACTTAGAGATTTTATAATATAAATAATTTTTAGCGTTAAAAATCATCTCAATACATAAGTTCCTAATCTATGCAATGCATCTTTTAGTTCAGATTCTCCGATTTTATTTAATAAGTAATCAAGATGTTTTGCTTGTTGATTAGAAAGACGTACTTCATTTAGAAAATCTAATATATTATCTTCGTGTAAAATAGGATTTTGGGTGATTTTTAATTTATGTATGATTTTGCTACCTAAATATATAGCTAACTTTTCTATAATCATAGGTTCCATATAATACAATTCAGTAGCACTACTACTAGTAAGTATCTCGATGTGCAAAACGTTTGCACGCTGACTATATATAATTTTCTTAGGTATAGTATATTTAGATAACTGTGCACCTATAATTTCCTGCCAATCTGACAAAATTTTTGCATAATGCACTCCATAACGTTTAAGAGCAGGCTCTGTCAATTTATTTAAATAATTACTTATAGGTCTCACTCTAGATTATCTATCCTGTTCTGAAATGCTTTAATGACTTTACAATACAATTTTTGTTTAAATGGCACAATAATCACCGGTAACTCAGATAATTCAACCCAGCGCCATTCTATAAATTCTGGATGTTCTGTATTCAAATTAATTTCACTATCTTGTCCTAAAAATTTACACAAAAACCACTTTTGTTTTTGTCCCCTATATTGCCCATTCCATAATTTTGGTATTAAACGCTTTGGTACATTATAATAAAACCATTCTTTACTTTCTGAGATAAATCGTACCTTGTTAGTGCCAATTTCTTCTAGCAGTTCTCTCATTGCAGCCTCTTTAGGAGTTTCATCATTATCTACTCCTCCTTGAGGCATTTGCCAAGCATTCTGTTTATCTACCCGTTTACCAACAAATACTTGCTTTTGGTTATTAATGATCATAATACCTACCCCAGTTCTATATGGTAATTCAATATTATTCGAAGCCTGCATAATTACCATTATTAGTTTTAGTTATAAATTCA
Encoded here:
- the rppH gene encoding RNA pyrophosphohydrolase; the protein is MVIMQASNNIELPYRTGVGIMIINNQKQVFVGKRVDKQNAWQMPQGGVDNDETPKEAAMRELLEEIGTNKVRFISESKEWFYYNVPKRLIPKLWNGQYRGQKQKWFLCKFLGQDSEINLNTEHPEFIEWRWVELSELPVIIVPFKQKLYCKVIKAFQNRIDNLE